CCGGAATGCGCGCCGGCCTGGCGTGATGCGCTGCTGGCGCAACTGCCGCAATTGCAGCTGACGCTGGTGTTGGGGCAGTACGCGCTGGCCTGGCATCTGCCGCAGTACGCCACGGTAAGCGAGGCGGTAGCCGACTGGCAGGCCACGTTGCCGCGCGGCGTGCTGGCCTTGCCGCATCCCAGCCCGCGCAACCAGCGCTGGCTGGCGCAGCACCCGTGGTTTGCCACCGAGGTGCTGCCGGCATTGCAGGCGCGGATAGCGGCCCTGCTGCCGGGCTAACCGGCGCGCAGCAGCAGCTTGTCGCTGCCCTGGCGGGCGCGGTATTCGGCCAGCCAGGCCTCCACCGCCGCATCGGCACCGGCCGGCAGATGCAGGCGCAGCTTGCTGCGCCGCCACAGGATGTCATCGGCGCTGTGCGCCCATTCCTTTTCCACCAGGTAGTGCAGCTCGGCTTCGTACAGGCCGGGCTGGATCTCGCGCCCCAGCGCCGCCAGGCTGCTGGCGTCGCCCAGCAGCGCATGCACGCGGCTGCCGTAGGCGCGCGCCAGTCGTGCGGCCAACGTTGCCGGCAGCCACGGCTTGGCTTGCTGCAGTTTGGCCAGGAAGGCGTCGAAGTTCGCGTCCGGCAGATCGCCGCCGGGCAGGGCGCTGCCGGCGGTCCAGCCGGGGCGGTTGTTGCCCAGCAGCGGCGCCAGCTGGTCCATTACCTGTTCCGCCAGTTTGCGGTAGGTGGTGATCTTGCCGCCGAACACCGACAGCAGCGGCGCGCCGTCGGTATCCAGCTCCAGCGCGTAGTCGCGGGTAACGCCGCTGGCGCTGCTGTGTTCGTCGTCCAGCAGCGGGCGCACGCCGGAGTAGGTGGCCACCACGTCGGCCGGGCTGATCTGGCGTTCGAAGTAGCGGTTGCTCATCGCGCACAGGTAGGCGATCTCGTCGCCGTCTATCGCCACCTGGTTGGCATCGCCGTGGAAGTCCACGTCGGTGGTGCCGATCAGGGTGAAATCCTGCTCGTAGGGAATGGCGAAGATGATGCGCTGATCCGGGTTCTGGAAGATGTAGGCATACGGGTGGTCGAACAGCTTTTTCACGATGATGTGGCTGCCCTTCACCAGGCGGATGGCCTTGCTGGCCGGGGCGTGGATCACGCCGCCCAGCAGCTGCTGCACCCATGGCCCGGCGGCGTTCACCACCGCGCGGGCGCTCACTTCGCGCTGGCCGTGTTCGTCCTGCAGCGTGCAGAGCCACTGCTCGCCGCTGCGCCGTGCCGCCACGCAGGCGGTGCGGGTGCGGATGCTGGCGCCGTGCTCGGCGGCGTCCATGGCGTTCAGCACCACCAGCCGTGCATCGTTCACCCAGCCGTCGGAGTAGACAAAGCCCTGCTGGTAGCGGCCCTGCAGCGGGGCGCCGGCCGGGTGGCGGTCGAAGCGGATGCGCTGGCTGCCGGCCAGGCGCTTGCGGCGGGCCAGGTGGTCGTACAGGAACAGCCCGCAGCGGATCAGCCAGGCCGGGCGCTGTTCGGCGTCGTGCGGCATCACGAAGCGCAGCGGCCACATGATGTGCGGCGCGGCATCCAGCAGCAGTTCGCGTTCCTGCAGCGCTTTGCGCACCAGGCCGAATTCGTAATATTCCAGGTAGCGCAGGCCGCCGTGGATCAGCTTGGTGCTGGCGGAGGAGGTGTGTGCGGCCAGGTCGTCCTTTTCGCACAACAGCACTTTCAGGCCGCGGCCGGCGGCGTCCCGGGCAATGCCGGCGCCATTGATGCCGCCACCGATCACGAGCAGGTCAAAACTTTCCACGATGCAGTCCTTTGCAGACCGGCGCTGCGGCGCCGGTGTTCATCTTGATGATAGAAGATACGAAAATGGAAACGTAAAAACAACATAAAACGAAAATAAATGTTCGATATATGTTGTATTGAGGCGAAAAAAACGGGCGCACCAGGCGCCCGCAAGGGAGAGCAACAAGCAAATCAGGCAATGCCGTGTGCCACCGCGGCCAGGCTGGCGCCCAGCAGGGAGCCGATCACCGGCACCCAGGCATAGCCCCAGTCGCTGTCGCGCTTGCCGCGAATCGGCAACAGCGCGTGCATGATGCGCGGCGCCAGGTCGCGCGCCGGGCTCATGGCATAGCCGGTGGTACCGCCCAGCGACACGCCGATGCCCAGCACCAGCAGCGCTACCGGCAGCGCGTCCATGGCGCCCAGCGATACCTTGGGCGCCACCATGCTGAGAATGGCGTACACCAGCACGAAGGTGGCCAGCACCTCGGACAGCAGGTTGGCCGGCAGGCTGCGGATGGCCGGGCCGGTGCAGAAGGTGGCCAGTTTGTTGTCGGCGCATTCGGTGCTGTCGAAGTGGTCGCGGTAGATCAGCCACACCAGCAGCGCGCCGGCCATGCCGCCGGCCATCTGCGCGGCAACGTAGCCGGGCACGTCGGCCCAGGC
This Vogesella sp. LIG4 DNA region includes the following protein-coding sequences:
- a CDS encoding MIP/aquaporin family protein; this encodes MHALFGEFIGTALLVLLGNGVVANVLLKGTKGHNSGLIVVAFGWAMAVFVGVFSVAAISGAHINPAVTVALAVAGKFAWADVPGYVAAQMAGGMAGALLVWLIYRDHFDSTECADNKLATFCTGPAIRSLPANLLSEVLATFVLVYAILSMVAPKVSLGAMDALPVALLVLGIGVSLGGTTGYAMSPARDLAPRIMHALLPIRGKRDSDWGYAWVPVIGSLLGASLAAVAHGIA
- the glpD gene encoding glycerol-3-phosphate dehydrogenase; its protein translation is MESFDLLVIGGGINGAGIARDAAGRGLKVLLCEKDDLAAHTSSASTKLIHGGLRYLEYYEFGLVRKALQERELLLDAAPHIMWPLRFVMPHDAEQRPAWLIRCGLFLYDHLARRKRLAGSQRIRFDRHPAGAPLQGRYQQGFVYSDGWVNDARLVVLNAMDAAEHGASIRTRTACVAARRSGEQWLCTLQDEHGQREVSARAVVNAAGPWVQQLLGGVIHAPASKAIRLVKGSHIIVKKLFDHPYAYIFQNPDQRIIFAIPYEQDFTLIGTTDVDFHGDANQVAIDGDEIAYLCAMSNRYFERQISPADVVATYSGVRPLLDDEHSSASGVTRDYALELDTDGAPLLSVFGGKITTYRKLAEQVMDQLAPLLGNNRPGWTAGSALPGGDLPDANFDAFLAKLQQAKPWLPATLAARLARAYGSRVHALLGDASSLAALGREIQPGLYEAELHYLVEKEWAHSADDILWRRSKLRLHLPAGADAAVEAWLAEYRARQGSDKLLLRAG